The sequence aataaaaacactgaggttaatctaccaatcagacacgttcagcactgcaggccccgcccccgaaagtcccgggacctttgaaaagtactacccccctgaactaaatttagactctgggtccaccggtcgaacgcacgtagttcaggggtaaagttctcTCAGTCTTTGATGAGTCCATGATTTTGAACTCTTAGTAATGGAGGATGAAACAGGACTTCCTACTCTGCCATTCTTTAAAGATCCTGCTGTGTtactcctgctcctcctgctgcagtcaCACTCTACTCACAGAGAAGGATGCATCAGGGTCAATCTGGTACTTTGCAGCGATGCCAAAGCGGGTGTTGCTGTTTCCAGCAGTCCAGGCCAGGTTGACGGCTGTCTCCAGCTGGTCGTTCACCTTCTGGTAGATGGAGCCTCCGAACTCAGTCCCATCGTTtctgaggacaaacagcagaATGGATTATAACCTTACTGTAAATATAACTCTGGTTATTTTTCTACACATGATATTCTCCTCTCATCGTGAGGCATTGTGGTGTTGTGGATTGTAAACACCGTACTGGATGTGTGACTGATGTAAAGCCTTAATTAAACTCTGTCTGACCTCACACAAACACCTCGGCTGTAAACCGAGGCTGACAGCCGCTGCGAGCGGGGACAGCAGGAACGAGGAAGACGTCTTCATCAATCCCCCCCGCCCGGTCTCTTCCTGTCTGACACCACCTCACTCTGCCTTTTCACTTAGGACTCCTGTCTGCTAACCACTCACTTCACCTCACCTACAATATAGTAAATCCCATCACCTGGGAGTAAAAATAACTGCAAGGCACCTGGGAGCCCGGCAGACGGCCAAATGGGCAACAAGTCACTCAACCAGAGGAGGCCAAGACAACTGTGAGAGACTCTGGTCTCATCAAGGTCAGACGTCTGGACTCAACAGACCGGATTCATCCCTGAACCTGGTTCATATCACAGGAACTGTACTGTAGTGTACATGCATCTTTAACAGAGGCTTTTAGATTAAAGCATCaggtagggatgtaaggatatatatcgcaagatggtaaaaaatcaatacacataagggtggattaaaattgattcaacaacatttgtatctggatattattttgaaccagtagagggcgctatctgcattatactctgcttcttcaacatcatgaagtgtCTTGCTCTCTCGTCTCtcactgagtggaggtgtttgaagtttaaagcatgtttcagaatcagctgactgaacgtgttgctcacagcggagacgctcagctgagtGATAGGTCTCCATGAGAGCTTTTTATCTCCGCCAGACTGccagactgattctgacccagttgcgctcccggctgacacctgaccgcgtgtAAAGAATGAGAAAACTGGACCCTGTGagtccagaatctgatcctgttcagtggtcctgttgcagtaaatccacatgttgtagtctgagtcttcactctatgaccaagcgtccacagagattatttataagctgctcctcacgttgatattcagcgtgtttaacattttgaactcctcaatatgatccatagctgtttaatactgtcagtaatatacactgtcaggaaggaacatttgatttagggggaaaaacacatttggcattattattattattatttatttttttaaagttatattttttgcctttatttgacaggtcagctgaagagagacaggaaatgtggggagtagagagcggggatggacatgcaggaaatggtcgaccggccgggcattgaaccggcgaccccttgGACCAggtctgtagcctctgtatgtggggcgcttagaccactaggccaccagcgcccccatctGATTATTTTTGAGACATGGAAAAAGTTCAAGTTTTTagaatgattaaatgataattgatcgttaacatttccaaagatcgatcacgagaaatacttgaaatttacatccctaacttaaagagatttaccttctttgttttaatatttaatactttcatttgggaatcgttcactttccatttctctataattgttctgaaaatttccaacaaggtatttttgtacggtgattttagttttttgggAAGGTGctggaaaaaaagtgtgcagggGTTTAATTTGAGttccaacacaccttaaaaatgaaaatggagtactttgtttacaaagaaataaagagaacaaatatatattgcaactgtccatatctgagaactgaaataaaataatagttatttaaattttgagtttaatccagttttcttggAACAAAAAAATCAGGATTCGAAtggaatcgtgggttgagtgtatccttacatccctagcaTCAGGTGAACATTTGCATCATGGTCGTAAATGTTAACTTTAATTGAAGCTAACCGTCCCACACTCACAGATCTGAGGTCTGCTCCTGCATCACGTCTCTAAACACAGTGAACGTGGTCTAAAGTAAGAACCCCTGTCGTCTTACACATTCGTGTGGAGCTGGAACTCGTCGGTCTTGTATCCGACGGCGAAGTTGCTCTGGGTGATTCTGTTCCTGCCGGCCTCAAAGGTCATCTGGTATCCGGCCAGCCAGCCCTCGTAGCCCACCACCGCCGCGCCGTGAATGGCCGTACCGTTGATGTCGTAGTTCACGTCACAGCCGAGGTTGATGTGGTCGCACTTGTAGCCCGTCTTGATCTTGCCGCTCTTCTTCCTGGAAGGAGAAAAGTTTGGTGTTAAAATGAGACGGAGTAGAAACAGAAGAGTGTGTCCGGTCATGGAGACTGAAGCTAACGGgggccagactccagctgattaAACCTGCTCTTCCATCAGTCTGGTTCAAGACTGTGGTCCAGATTATGTGGTCATTCTAAAACCATCAAGATAAGATTTTAAACCAATCCTATCTTAATCTCTCAGATTGATTAGGATTGTCCTCACGATATGAAACATGAGGATGCTAAAGGAGAAGAAGGCGGAGCAGCTGATGGCGTCCAATCAATACCAAACATCCCGTCCCTGAGGCTAACTTCAGCTAGCATACCAGTTCAGACTGAGAACAGGTTCAGGCTCATCTTTGGTTCTCGTTGAAGGCTTGAAAAACTGGTTTCATCAGGTGTCCTCATCTGCTTCTTTTAAACTCGTCAACACTCTTCTCTCCTGGTTTCTCGTGTCTGAGTTTGATTCAGACTTCAGTTTGTCTTTGAGGTCATACCAGATCACCTGAGGCGGCACATTGCTCTCTCTGACACAAACAGGGATCCTGATATTCTCTGTGAAAGTGCCTTCAAGTCTCTGAGTGAGAACACATCtgactttaaaacaaaggaGGAGGTTAAAGCAGAAACATCATGTGAAGAATCTCAGATGTTTCAAATGATAAAGAAGAGTTAGTGAACATCTCAGTGTGGGATTATGATTCTAAACagactctgtctttgtgtttacaaTCTTTGATCTGACACAGagagtctgctgctctgttatCAGCTTAAACATCACAAGTAGTTTCTCTTTAACGCAGCGTGTACAGCTTCATTACGCTGTGGATGTAtaagttgtattatagcagcacttctctaggtttaagaccatcttgtccTTGAAATAAGAggacaaagttgaattgtctcatgttgagatataatgtcttctcatagtgagctggatatactaatattcagtcatgttgttctttaggagaagacagctctgctctaaaggagctgtttcattgtgtgcatggagtttgaggaggaagatttatatctgatttaaagaaacagtgactgaaaactgaaacccacccttaaaaacaacaacttctctttctttctgtctttctttctttctttctttctttctctccttctttcttctctctttctttctttctttctttctttctttctttcttttctcctttctttctttctgtatttctttctttctttcctttttcctttcattccttctttctttctttctttcttcctttctttccttttttctttcattccttctttctttccttctttctttctttctttctttcctttctttctttcattccttctttctttctttctttctttctttcaatctttctttcaatctttctttctttcccttttcctttcattccttctttcttttttcctttctttcctttctttctttcattccttctttctttcctttttcctttcattccttctttcttttttcctttctttctttctttctttcattctctttcgtttttttctttctttcctttttcctttcattccttctttctttcgttctttcttcctttctttatttctttctttcttcctttctttctttctttcctttttcctttcattccttctttcttttttcctttctttctttctttctttctttctttcattctctttcttttttttctttctttcaatctttcttttttcctttctttctttctttctttctttctttcattctctttcttttttttctttctttcctttttcctttcgttccttctttctttctttctttctttttttctttctttcaatctttctttctttctttcttttatcaatggatctgttttctgatagattaataaaagtcatttccttaaatcaagtaaagtgtttgtcttaaattaagattatccgtcttctataaataagatctcagcttgaaaaatgtctgaaatgttaaataaaccttgtttcttctaaattaaaactcagaacaagatcatttcaagattgtttgactgaacaagatatttaaaatgtcttaaaacaagtccctctatctcactcaaatgttacttgttaagtaaatttatcttaaatcaagagggagaagacatttacactaaaaatgagaatatttcacttggtaagattttgagtttttgcagttcCTCCTCATGTTCAACCTTTCTTTAAGATCTCTGAGGGTCCAGCAGTCTGAGTCTGACCTTTATTCATCCCTCCACATTAAAGGGACGGTTCCTCTGTGACCTGAGAGCGCAGGTCAGTGAACTAAGCTAGCTAACTAATCTAATTGGCATTTGAGCGTCTCCTGTAGTTtactgatgtatttatttaatcaaaCTCATGTTGCTTAACTGTATTCCAGCTTATTAAGGAGCTTAAACGTCTGCTTGTTTAATTCAATGATCCGTGGTGCTGTCTAAAGACAGTCGACGTGAGGACTCTGGAGCCTCTCCACTAAATGTTTCTGGACAAACAGCTGTCCTGACGTCGGGGACAATGTTGTTCAGTGAGTGGATATTTATTAACTGTACATTAGGACTCATTTCaccactcctcctcttctctgttctTCTGTCTCACTGAGATCATCTCAAGAGTTCCCTTCAGGCGGTTCTTACCCGGTGTTTGGTGAGAAGGAGGAATCGAACGTCATCTTCAGCCCCTTAGCCAGCTGTGACGAAATAAAGAAGATTAAGTTATAAACTTCTACATTCTTGATTCACATCATATTATTCCTGGCACTCTGTCCGATCACACACCTGGTCCTCCACGGTGATCTCCGTCCCCAGGGTGTTGTCGGTGTTCCACTTCTCTGTGAAGGTCAGGCCGTGCTCCGCCCATTTGTACTTGGTCTCCAAGGATCCTGCGACCTTGCTGGTCTCAGTGTTGGCAGATCCCGTGCTGGTGAACTCCTGACGGTGACACGTTCACGTGATGTTAAAGTAATCAGACTGTTAAATATCTGAGACACGTTTCTACAGGCTGATAACCTCTGATCAGATTTTAAATGCAAAGTTTAGCAGATCACATGACCAGCATCTTAGTCTCTGATTGGATGGTTCTGGTAAACTGAAGATGACGGGCTGAGACTCACCAGTCCATTTTCAGACTTTGTTTTCAAGTCCAGCTTGATGAGCCCAAAACCTGGAACAGAAACGACACAAAGATGATGATGTTTGAAGTAACACCTCAGAGTCCATCATGatgaatacaaacacacacagcggaGTGATCCAGTGTttctatttaaaggtgacatatcatgcaaaatggactttttaatggttctctacctgaaatatgtgtccctgtctacaaacccccccgagaatgaaaaaaatccattctgcccctgttctgatttctccacctttctgtaaatgtgtgtgaaaccagccgtttcagacttccatgtttttgttacgtaacaacaatatccggtctgtcacggagtcagagctcggagcttgttcagcccatagactgtataaaataatactgaatccctcctccgtttttcattccctgcacaaatgtgtgctaacaaggagcttaggagggaggcatgctagttgtaggctgtcttaataaacacaaaggtcggttttactccccacgtctgcagatttgaagatctagtggatgatttttatttgtcatggataagtgctagcgctagttagcatagccacatagctatacgTTCATAGCtatagctgcagctgtgtaccaagacacacgtcgacatgctgacaaataaaacaacaagaaacactaaatctgtgaccaatccttcagaaaggtcctgctgcctttctggcagaggtcggttttactccccacgtctgcagatttgaagatctagtggatgatttttatttatcatggataagtgctagcgctagttagcatagccacatagctacatgttcgtagctgtgtaccaagacacacgtctacatactgataaataaaacaacaagaaacactaaatctgtgaccaatcgttcagaaaggtcctgctacaggcgcctctccgtcaggatcagattcagagggttgaagtaacgcgatctctgagcagccgtgtatattcagccaacatgtaaacattagatcaacgtgctggagagccgaggcacatccacttcctgagggggcgtggtcagagagaaaacagagtgttctgaggaggactgaagaagagggtttttcaggcagaccaaatctgatttcaaagtgtttttttgagcataaactttaaagacatgttttggggacctcttagaccaatatatgttgatgaaaaaagcgtgatatgtcccctttaaagctgATCTGTTCTCCAGGTATTCATAAACACACCATCATGGACTCTGTGATCACATCAGAGCTCAGTTATGAAATACAGACTGCAGGTCGGTCTGTCAGATTCCTGCTGGAGGCTCATTCACGGGGCcaacaaacactacagctaTTAATTGATTACTTCACATTATGAGCCACACACCAACACTCATCTGCTTCTCATTGATCCAGCTCTTTgttaaacccatagactgtataaaatatggacggaGCTCTGATATAACGTGACCATCATTCAATACGTTAgagtccagctgtgtgtgtAGTAAACACAGGACACATCCCAACCACACCCACTGTAACTGTCAGGTCTGTGTGAGTCCTGGAGGAGGCCTCAGAGAAAACTCTGAATCACTTTACTCTGACACGTGGAGAACGTTGAGTCTGAACAATCCCTGAGAGGAAACTTTAAATCTTCTTCAGGACTTCACTGATCAATTAAGAAGATCTTCTGAAGTCTCAATAGGatccactggccctgaggtattctgacaacatcatatgtggccctctttgaaaaaagtttggacaccactgcactacatccatgtatcgatttatattcctatgatcggactacatcgatctgtgctcggctagttgtccttccagacgacatatatggatctaacatcgttttaaaaggtaataaatggattgtatccatactaggaaataacacattggattgaagcacggcagactttatatggatgtgtgtttttttcttacacttttaatgataaggacgttaaacgttactcaattcaggctgcctgtctgtgacgccatcgccacacgccagcagacaacaacacatagcatggcggacggcagaggagaagccggcgagggagaaatgatcaagccgccattgcggtccagcgtgtggaaacactttgagcTTTTGCAAAGACTGAGATGTTCTTAACagatctatccaaccacctactaaggcgccatgggatttcacacaacgccgaccgtcAACCTCCTGTTTCTACGTGTCAGTCAGAGACCAAAGTCACAGGTAGTCTGAACTGAAGTCAGCGACTCTGATCCTGTTCACACGGTTCATGAAGAGAGAGTCCCTGACAGAGAGTCCCTGACAGAGTCCCTGACAGAGAGTCCCTGACAGAGAGTCCTTGACAGAGTCCCTGACAGAGAGTCCCTGACAGAGTCCCTGACAGAGAGTCCCTGACAGAGAGTCCTTGACAGAGTCCCTGACAGAGAGTCCCTGACAGAGTCCCTGACAGAGAGTCCCTGACAGAGAGTCCTTGACAGAGAGTCCCTGACAGAGTCCCTGACAGAGTCCCTGACAGAGTCCCTGACAAAGAGTCCCTGACAGAGAGTCCCTGACAGAGTCCCTGACAGAGTCCCTGACAGAGAGTCCCTGACAGAGTCCCTGACAGAGTCCCTGACAGAGAGTCCCTGACAGAGTCCCTGACAGAGTCCCTGACAGAGTCCCTGACAGAGAGTCCCTGACAGAGTCCCTGACAGAGAGTCCCTGACAGAGTCCCTGACAGAGAGTCCCTGACAGAGTCCCTGACAGAGTCCCTGACAGAGTCCCTGACAGAGTCCCTGACAGAGTCCCTGACAGAGAGTCCCTGACAGAGTCCCTGACAGAGTCCCTGACAGAGAGTCCCTGACAGAGAGTCCCTGACAGAGTCCTTGACAGAGTCCCTGACAGAGAGTCCCTGACAGAGTCCCTGACAGAGTCCCTGACAGAGTCCCTGACAGAGAGTCCCTGACAGAGAGTCCCTGACAGAGAGTCCCTGACAGAGTCCCTGACAGAGTCCCTGACAGAGAGTCCCTGACAGAGAGTCCCTGACAGAGTCCCTGACAGAGTCCCTGACAGAGTCCCTGACAGAGTCCCTGACAGAGAGTCCCTGACAGAGAGTCCCTGACAGAGTCCCTGACAGAGTCCCTGACAGAGAGTCCCTGACAGAGAGTCCCTGACAGAGAGTCCCTGACAGAGTCCCTGACAGAGAGTCCCTGACAGAGTCCCTGACAGAGTCCCTGACAGAGTCCCTGACAGAGAGTCCCTGACAGAGTCCCTGACAGAGAGTCCCTGACAGAGAGTCCCTGACAGAGTCCCTGACAGAGAGTCCTGCAGTCTGAAGGTGTGTCCTCTTCAGGgatcacacagacagacagaggacacatttattaaacacagactgaaagcTTGTCCTCTAAACCTCTCCATGTTTATAAAAGCGTTTATCTCTGCTCTGTACTCACCGTATCCTTTGGTGAAAACATCCTTGGCAGACTTTCCAAGGTCGACGTAGGTGGGAGGTACAGCCATGATctgcacagagaggaagaagaggaagaagaggatcaGGACTGTGACTCAGACTAACAGTCCCAGAGTCTCCCCTTGGGCTCCCGGCTTCAGGACTCAGCTTGCAttaaacagagaggaggacacgaTGAGTCCatcagggagaggagagacggATCAGacgtgttagagagagagagagagagagaggagggaggtggaggtgacTGATGGAGAGGAAGGTGCGACTCTGACAGAGTTATTGTCTTACAGGAGCAAACGGTCAAACTTCCTCACAGCTCAGAGAATCAGATTTTTCACCGCTCAGAGAGTTTGGAAGGTCAAAGTGGACGAagagggcgagagagagagagaacaatgaACCCTCAGCAGACTGTTTGCTCGGCCTCTGTGAGTGTTAGAGCGACTCTTTGTCCTTCACTCAGACGCCTGTTGACTCCGTCACGTCTCCTCCATCATTAGAATAAAGCAAACACAGCTCGGCGCTCAGAGCTCAATACAGGTTTCACAAGCGGAGTGATAACCTGCCTGAGAGGAGCGATACAGACCGACACGGTGAGGAGGAATATTTGActttaagaaacagaagaatgaagcaatgatgtaaaaacagaacaaacacactgagaggTCAGAGGACGGGACGCTCTCTGCTGAaacatgaagacaaaaacacttcaaaactCTTCTTTCAGAGAGAGTTCAACACGTCTGTCTGTTTCCTCAGAGACAGGTTTCAATGGGACTCCACCTTTATTCAACGACTCCACCTTTCCTAAACGACTCCACCTTTCTTCATCATCTCCATCTTTTCTCGAGGACTCCAAGTTTCTTCAACAACTCCAAGTTTCTTCAACAACTCCAAGTTTCTTCAACAACTCCACCTTTCCTAAACAACTCCACCATTCTTCGACTCCACCTTTCCTCAACGACTCAACCTTTCTTCAAAGAGTCCACCTTTCCTCAACGACTCCACCTTTATTCAGCAACTCAACCTTTCCTCAACAGCTGCACATATCCTCAATAACCACACCTTTCTTTAACGACTCCATCTTTCCTCAACGACTCCACATTTCCTCAACAACCACACCTTTCTACACCTTTCCTCAACGACTCCACCTTTCCTTGACGATTCCACCTTTCCTTGAAGACTTAACCTTTCTTCGACTACACCTTTCCTCGACAACTCCACTTTTCCTCAACGACCCCACCTGTCCTCAACGACTCCACCTTTCCTAAACGACTCCACCATTCTTCAATGACTCCATCTTTCTTCAACGACTCCACCTTTCCTCAACGGCTCCACTTTTCTTCAACGACTCCACCTTTTCTCAACGACTCAACCTTTCTTCAACGACTCAATTTTCCTCAACGACTCCACCTTTCCTCAACGACTCCACCTTTCCTCAACGAATCCACCTTTCTTTAACGACTCCACTTTATTCAACAACTCCACCTTTCCTCAACAACTCCACCTTTCCTCAACAACTCCACATTTCCTCAATAACCACACCTTTCTTTAACGACTCCATCTTTCCTCAACGACTCCACATTTCCTCAACAACCACACCTTTCTCCACCTTTCCTTGACGACTTAACCTTTCTTCGACCCCACCTTTCCTCAACGACTCCACCTTTCCTAAACGACTCCACCATTCTTCAACGACTCCACCTTTCTTAAACGACTCCACCTTTCTTCAACGACTCCACTTTTCTTCAACGACTCCACCTTTCCTCAACGGCTCCACTTTTCTTCAACGACTCCACCTTTCCTCAACAACTTCACCTTTCCTTAAAGACTCCATCTTTACCCAACGACTGACCCTTTCTTCAACAACTCCACCTGTCTTCAACGACCACATCTGTCCATCACGACTCCACCTTTCCTTGAAGACTGAACCTTCCTTCGACTACACCTTTCCTCGACAACTCCACTTTTCCTCAACGACCCCACCTGTCCTCAACGACTCCACCTTTCCTAAACGACTCCACCATTCTTCAATGACTCCATATTTCTTCAACGACTCCACCTTTCCTCAACGGCTCCACTTTTCTTCAACGACTCCACCTTTTCTCAACGACTCAACCTTTCTTCAACGACTCAATTTTCCTCAACGACTCCACCTTTCCTCAACGACTCCACCTTTCCTCAACGAATCCACCTTTCTTTAACGACTCCACTTTATTCAACAACTCCACCTTTCCTCAACAACTCCACCTTTCCTCAACAACTCCACATTTCCTCAATAACCACACCTTTCTTTAACGACTCCATCTTTCCTCAACGACTCCACATTTCCTCAACAACCACACCTTTCTCCACCTTTCCTCAACGACTCCACCTTTCCTTGACGACTTAACCTTTCTTCGACCCCACCTTTCCTCAACGACTCCACCTTTCCTAAACGACTCCACCATTCTTCAACGACTCCACCTTTCTTAAACGACTCCACCTTTCTTCAACGACTCCACTTTTCTTCAACGACTCCACCTTTCCTCAACGGCTCCACTTTTCTTCAACGACTCCACCTTTCTTCAACAACTCCACCTTTCTTCAACAACTTCACCTTTTCTTAAAGACTCCATCTTTACCCAACGACTGACCCTTTCTTCAACAACTCCACCTTTCTTCAACGACTCCACTTTTCTTCAACGACTCCACCTTTCCTCAACGGCTCCACTTTTCTTCAACGACTCCACCTTTCTTCAACAACTTCACCTTTCCTTAAAGACTCCAT is a genomic window of Notolabrus celidotus isolate fNotCel1 unplaced genomic scaffold, fNotCel1.pri scaffold_448_arrow_ctg1, whole genome shotgun sequence containing:
- the LOC117809794 gene encoding voltage-dependent anion-selective channel protein 1; translation: MAVPPTYVDLGKSAKDVFTKGYGFGLIKLDLKTKSENGLEFTSTGSANTETSKVAGSLETKYKWAEHGLTFTEKWNTDNTLGTEITVEDQLAKGLKMTFDSSFSPNTGKKSGKIKTGYKCDHINLGCDVNYDINGTAIHGAAVVGYEGWLAGYQMTFEAGRNRITQSNFAVGYKTDEFQLHTNVNDGTEFGGSIYQKVNDQLETAVNLAWTAGNSNTRFGIAAKYQIDPDASFSVSRV